The following are from one region of the Rhizobacter sp. AJA081-3 genome:
- a CDS encoding LysR family transcriptional regulator: MSSNYTHWFIRARLKTRQLLLLMALEEEGNIHRAAQVLNMTQPAASKLLKELEDMLGVPLFDRLPRGMRATWYGETMIRHARMALASLSQAHDEIEALKSGRFGQVSIGSITAPGLNLMPTAVAQVKQQHPSLRVQLAIETSDVLMERLAQGKLDMVVGRLFERHDKSALRYEAIVEEPVSAVVRPGHPLLANTRLSLRDVVGSGWIVPPPGSVLRHRFELMFQEEGLESPSNLIETTALLFVTKMLQGSDLLAVIATDVARYYAQHGMVAILPIALPCKMDAFGLITRTDRLLSPAAKVMLRALKAAALTVYGTELDLAGLE; the protein is encoded by the coding sequence ATGTCGAGCAACTACACGCACTGGTTCATCCGGGCGCGGCTGAAGACGCGGCAGCTGCTGCTGCTGATGGCGCTGGAGGAGGAAGGCAACATCCACCGCGCCGCGCAGGTGCTGAACATGACGCAGCCTGCCGCCTCCAAGCTGCTCAAGGAGCTGGAGGACATGCTGGGCGTGCCGTTGTTCGACCGGCTGCCGCGCGGCATGCGCGCCACCTGGTACGGCGAGACGATGATCCGCCACGCGCGCATGGCGCTGGCCAGCCTGTCGCAGGCGCACGACGAGATCGAGGCGCTCAAGTCGGGGCGCTTCGGCCAGGTCAGCATCGGCTCGATCACCGCGCCGGGGTTGAACCTGATGCCCACCGCCGTGGCGCAGGTCAAGCAGCAGCACCCGAGCCTGCGCGTGCAGCTGGCCATCGAGACCAGCGACGTGCTGATGGAGCGCCTCGCACAGGGCAAGCTCGACATGGTGGTGGGCCGGCTGTTCGAGCGCCACGACAAGAGCGCGCTGCGCTACGAGGCGATCGTGGAGGAGCCGGTCAGCGCGGTCGTGCGGCCGGGCCACCCGCTGCTGGCCAACACGCGGCTGAGCTTGCGCGACGTGGTCGGCAGCGGCTGGATCGTGCCGCCGCCGGGCAGCGTGCTGCGGCATCGCTTCGAGCTGATGTTCCAGGAGGAAGGGCTGGAGTCGCCCAGCAACCTGATCGAGACGACGGCGCTGCTGTTCGTCACCAAGATGCTGCAGGGCAGCGACCTGCTCGCGGTGATCGCCACCGACGTGGCGCGTTACTACGCGCAGCACGGCATGGTGGCCATCCTGCCGATCGCGCTGCCTTGCAAGATGGACGCCTTCGGGCTGATCACCCGCACCGACCGGCTGCTGTCGCCCGCGGCCAAGGTGATGCTGCGCGCGCTGAAGGCGGCCGCGCTGACCGTCTATGGCACCGAACTGGATCTGGCCGGATTG